One genomic region from Reichenbachiella ulvae encodes:
- a CDS encoding mandelate racemase/muconate lactonizing enzyme family protein — protein sequence MKKVRREFIKDLSVLGMMSMTYPLLSSFVSQNKNLGVKISQIECYRYDINIPRYFSFGTWLNRQHLFIKISAGDQCGWSEIPASRNNPNEDFSSWVKYVEQFKGLTVAEAQNRLKSQQIEGSSTSLKQLELMDMGLLDLAGRLQGRPVVELLGLSQREPVPGLYCILHKDESKLREETEKSLEQNLGHHMKFKMYGDQEVDLSLLRIIREVLGEKATVIADVNSGYKKWTSLKELASTMKLFSANGLDAIEDPAEMTTKQWVQLQKMVGKLDLIPDKPMRPAWHGIETISPDMGRIFNLHPSTMGSFSHTALLAAKVQQLGAKVMIGDDSLAGPACTAWQQIAIGAGASWVEAIEKEEDSKDYMNCIVTSATRKDSNGYYAMNPAPGFGLELDEKRLRTICAKYIKV from the coding sequence ATGAAAAAGGTAAGGAGAGAATTTATAAAAGACCTATCAGTATTAGGCATGATGAGTATGACCTACCCATTGTTGTCTTCTTTCGTTAGTCAAAATAAAAATCTGGGGGTTAAAATTAGCCAAATCGAATGCTACAGGTACGACATCAATATTCCGCGCTATTTTTCATTTGGCACTTGGCTCAATCGTCAGCATCTTTTTATTAAAATAAGTGCCGGAGATCAGTGCGGCTGGTCCGAAATTCCAGCGTCCAGAAACAATCCGAATGAAGACTTTAGTTCTTGGGTCAAATACGTGGAGCAGTTCAAAGGATTAACAGTGGCAGAGGCTCAAAATCGTCTGAAATCCCAGCAGATAGAAGGTTCATCTACCTCGCTAAAACAGCTGGAACTGATGGATATGGGACTTTTGGATTTAGCGGGTCGCTTGCAAGGCAGACCAGTGGTCGAACTGTTGGGACTGAGCCAGCGCGAGCCAGTTCCCGGACTTTACTGCATCTTGCATAAAGATGAATCGAAGCTGCGAGAGGAGACCGAAAAAAGTCTAGAGCAAAATTTGGGTCATCACATGAAGTTCAAAATGTATGGTGATCAGGAAGTTGACCTTAGCCTGCTGCGTATCATTCGAGAGGTTTTGGGTGAAAAGGCAACCGTAATAGCCGATGTGAATAGTGGGTACAAAAAATGGACATCTCTAAAGGAACTGGCTTCTACGATGAAACTGTTCAGTGCGAATGGGTTAGACGCCATCGAGGATCCGGCAGAGATGACTACAAAGCAATGGGTACAATTGCAAAAAATGGTAGGGAAGTTGGATCTAATTCCTGACAAACCAATGCGACCTGCATGGCATGGTATCGAGACGATATCGCCAGACATGGGCAGAATTTTTAACCTTCATCCATCTACCATGGGAAGTTTTAGTCATACTGCCCTGCTGGCCGCCAAAGTTCAGCAATTAGGAGCAAAAGTAATGATCGGCGATGATAGTTTGGCTGGTCCTGCATGTACTGCCTGGCAGCAGATCGCCATTGGTGCTGGTGCGTCTTGGGTAGAGGCCATCGAGAAAGAGGAAGATTCGAAAGACTACATGAATTGCATTGTCACTTCCGCCACAAGAAAAGACTCGAACGGTTATTATGCAATGAA
- a CDS encoding TonB-dependent receptor plug domain-containing protein, whose protein sequence is MKLIFTLLMGLITVCSSAQHTRGTVTAFGDVPLRRVEVKAKSGANTLTNERGEFVLETKKKDALTFSAAGFVDKRIKKRDNADINVNLLIEDWTGAEEEAVSNRHISAADMKKGLETVGYTNYEYYEMSSIYEVLRREHPGIRMDESGQDKNVYLVNQGVHSISMSQEALLVVDGSIVDDISMIQPMQIKSIKVLLGPDAAHWGVRGANGVIEIDLMNGER, encoded by the coding sequence ATGAAGTTAATATTTACCCTTCTAATGGGGCTCATCACAGTTTGTTCTTCTGCACAGCATACTAGAGGTACGGTAACCGCGTTTGGCGATGTGCCTCTTCGCAGAGTAGAGGTAAAAGCCAAGTCCGGCGCTAATACGCTAACTAACGAAAGGGGAGAATTCGTGCTAGAAACCAAGAAAAAAGATGCACTTACCTTTAGTGCTGCAGGGTTTGTGGACAAAAGAATAAAAAAGCGCGACAATGCTGATATCAATGTCAACCTACTCATCGAGGATTGGACAGGTGCCGAGGAGGAAGCTGTGTCGAATAGACATATCTCTGCAGCTGATATGAAAAAAGGATTGGAAACTGTGGGGTATACAAATTATGAGTATTATGAAATGAGTTCCATTTATGAGGTGTTGCGTAGAGAGCATCCAGGGATTAGGATGGATGAATCTGGTCAGGACAAAAACGTCTACCTGGTTAATCAAGGCGTACACTCGATTAGCATGAGTCAAGAGGCACTGCTCGTGGTGGATGGCAGCATCGTCGATGATATATCGATGATCCAGCCCATGCAGATCAAAAGCATAAAAGTCCTACTGGGACCGGATGCCGCACATTGGGGCGTACGGGGTGCAAATGGAGTCATAGAAATTGACCTAATGAATGGTGAAAGATGA
- a CDS encoding 3-keto-disaccharide hydrolase, translating into MGKHKNVINSAAYSSLLLMIWGLVLGCTSSELDQRQRSFVKIFDGRSLDGWKGDSTYWRVENGNLVGEVTPETILEANSFVIWQGGQPEDFELMLEYRISESGNSGVNYRSNYFNDKPFALQGYQCDIDGKKRYVGQNYEEKKRTTLAYMGEKVKIGNWNKPDSTQNLRSNVTKNCWQTRQVLSKVLAPDSLKSLIKDNDWNTLRIFAKDNLLQHYVNGVLMSEVLDKDTLNRSTKGFIGMQVHVGPPMKVEFRNISLKNLID; encoded by the coding sequence TGGGATGCACCAGCTCCGAGCTTGATCAGAGGCAGCGTAGTTTTGTCAAAATATTTGACGGCAGATCCTTGGACGGATGGAAAGGTGACTCGACCTATTGGCGTGTTGAAAATGGAAACCTCGTAGGTGAAGTAACCCCTGAGACCATTCTGGAAGCCAATTCATTTGTCATTTGGCAAGGAGGTCAGCCAGAAGATTTTGAATTGATGCTTGAATATCGGATTTCAGAGTCAGGAAATAGCGGGGTAAATTATCGAAGTAATTATTTCAATGATAAGCCTTTCGCTTTGCAAGGTTATCAATGTGATATAGATGGCAAGAAACGCTATGTAGGTCAGAATTATGAAGAGAAGAAGAGAACGACCCTGGCATACATGGGTGAGAAAGTGAAAATTGGTAATTGGAACAAGCCGGATTCAACACAAAACTTGCGCTCTAATGTGACTAAAAATTGCTGGCAAACCAGGCAAGTGTTGTCTAAGGTTTTGGCACCAGATTCCTTGAAATCATTAATCAAAGATAATGATTGGAATACGCTGAGAATTTTTGCCAAAGACAACCTATTGCAACACTACGTGAATGGCGTGCTTATGAGCGAGGTGCTAGACAAGGATACACTAAACCGATCAACCAAAGGGTTTATCGGTATGCAAGTGCACGTGGGACCGCCTATGAAAGTAGAGTTTCGAAATATAAGCTTAAAGAATCTAATTGATTAA